One genomic region from Camelus bactrianus isolate YW-2024 breed Bactrian camel chromosome 3, ASM4877302v1, whole genome shotgun sequence encodes:
- the FEM1C gene encoding protein fem-1 homolog C: MDLKTAVFNAARDGKLRLLTKLLASKSKEEVSSLISEKTNGATPLLMAARYGHLDMVEFLLEQCSASIEVGGSVNFDGETIEGAPPLWAASAAGHLKVVQSLLNHGASVNNTTLTNSTPLRAACFDGHLEIVKYLVEHKADLEVSNRHGHTCLMISCYKGHKEIAQYLLEKGADVNRKSVKGNTALHDCAESGSLDIMKMLLMYCAKMEKDGYGMTPLLSASVTGHTNIVDFLTHHAQTSKTERINALELLGATFVDKKRDLLGALKYWKKAMNMRYSDRTNIISKPVPQTLIMAYDYAKEVNSAEELEGLIADPDEMRMQALLIRERILGPSHPDTSYYIRYRGAVYADSGNFKRCINLWKYALDMQQNNLDPLSPMTASSLLSFAELFSFMLQDRAKGLLGTTVTFDDLMGILCKSVLEIERAIKQTQCPADPLQLNKALSIILHLICLLEKVPCTLEQDHFKKQTIYRFLKLHPRGKNNFSPLHLAVDKNTTCVGRYPVCKFPSLQVTAILIECGADVNVRDSDDNSPLHIAALNNHPDIMNLLIKSGAHFDATNLHKQTASDLLDEKEIAKNLIQPINHTTLQCLAARVIVNHRIYYKGHIPEKLETFVSLHR, from the exons ATGGATCTAAAGACAGCAGTATTTAACGCAGCTCGAGATGGCAAACTCCGGCTTCTCACCAAATTGTTGGCAAGCAAATCCAAAGAGGAGGTTTCCTCCTTGATCTCTGAAAAAACAAATGGGGCCACGCCACTCTTGATGGCCGCCAGGTATGGGCACCTTGACATGGTGGAATTCCTTCTAGAGCAGTGCAGTGCCTCCATAGAAGTCGGGGGCTCGGTCAATTTCGATGGCGAAACCATTGAGGGGGCTCCCCCTTTGTGGGCCGCTTCTGCAGCAGGACATCTGAAGGTGGTTCAGTCTTTGTTAAATCATGGAGCGTCCGTCAACAACACGACTTTAACCAATTCAACTCCTCTCCGGGCTGCCTGTTTCGATGGCCATTTGGAAATAGTCAAGTACCTTGTAGAACACAAAGCTGATTTGGAAGTGTCAAACCGACATGGGCATACATGCTTGATGATCTCCTGTTACAAAGGGCACAAAGAGATTGCTCAGTATTTACTTGAAAAGGGGGCTGATGTTAACAGAAAAAGTGTTAAAG GTAATACTGCCTTGCATGATTGCGCAGAATCTGGAAGTCTGGACATCATGAAGATGCTTCTTATGTATTGTGCCAAGATGGAAAAGGATGGTTATGGAATGACTCCTCTTCTTTCAGCAAGTGTGACTGGTCACACAAATATTGTGGATTTTCTGACCCACCATGCCCAGACGAGCAAGACAGAACGGATCAACGCTCTAGAGCTTCTGGGAGCTACGTTTGTAGACAAAAAAAGAGATCTCCTTGGGGCTCTGAAATATTGGAAAAAGGCAATGAACATGAGGTACAGTGATAGGACTAATATAATTAGCAAACCAGTACCGCAGACACTAATAATGGCTTATGATTATGCCAAGGAGGTAAACAGTGCAGAAGAGCTAGAAGGTCTTATTGCTGATCCCGATGAGATGAGAATGCAGGCACTATTAATTAGAGAACGTATTCTTGGTCCTTCTCATCCTGATACCTCTTACTATATTAGATATAGAGGCGCTGTCTATGCAGACTCTGGGAATTTCAAACGTTGCATCAACCTATGGAAGTATGCTCTGGATATGCAGCAGAACAATTTGGACCCTCTAAGCCCAATGACCGCCAGCAGCTTACTATCTTTTGCAGAACTGTTCTCTTTTATGCTACAGGATAGGGCTAAAGGCCTGCTGGGTACCACTGTTACATTTGATGATCTTATGGGCATACTGTGCAAAAGTGTCCTTGAAATAGAGCGAGCTATCAAACAAACTCAGTGTCCAGCTGACCCGTTACAGTTAAATAAGGCTCTTTCCATCATTTTGCACTTGATTTGCTTGTTAGAAAAAGTTCCTTGTACTCTAGAACAGGACCATTTCAAAAAGCAAACTATATACAGGTTTCTTAAGCTGCATCCAAGGGGAAAGAATAACTTCAGCCCTCTTCATCTGGCCGTGGACAAGAATACTACATGTGTAGGGCGGTACCCTGTTTGTAAATTTCCATCTCTGCAAGTTACTGCAATACTGATAGAATGTGGTGCCGATGTGAATGTCAGAGACTCTGATGACAACAGTCCCCTCCATATCGCTGCTCTGAACAACCACCCAGACATCATGAATCTTCTTATTAAATCAGGTGCACATTTTGATGCCACAAACTTGCACAAACAAACTGCTAGTGACTTGCTGGACGAGAAGGAAATAGCTAAGAATTTGATCCAGCCCATAAATCATACCACATTGCAGTGTCTTGCTGCTCGTGTTATAGTGAATCATAGAATATATTATAAAGGGCATATTCCAGAAAAGCTAGAGACCTTCGTTTCACTTCATAGATGA